Part of the Tepiditoga spiralis genome, GTCGGGAAACCGACCCTTTTTTAAAATAGTGAGGTGAAAAAAATGAGTGCAAAAAAAGGTGATTGGGTACAAATACACTTCATTGCATTAAAACCTGAAGAAAGATCACCAAGACTTCCTGAAGATACTAAAAAAGTTCCTCTTGAAATAAAAATAAAGGGATTTCTTGAAAATGATTCAGCTAATATAGGAGATATAGTTAAGATAAAAACAAATGTTGGAAGAGTTGTTGAAGGTAAATTAATTTCCATAAATCCTGTTTATGAACATAACTTTGGCGAACCTGTTCCAGAACTTTTAAAAATTTCAAATCAGTTATGGGACATTTTAGAAGGTGATTCAAAATGAATACTTATGAAGAAGTAATGGCAAGAAAAAATAAAATAATGAAAAAGTCTGTTGGAGTGGATTATTCAAAGTATGAACAAGAAGGCATTGCTTTTGATTATGAAAAAATGATGAAAGATGCTGGATATACTATTGAAGAAATGAGAAAAATACAAAGTGAAACTGGTGTTGGTAATACACCTTTAGTTGAACTTAAAAATATAAATAAATTAATAAAAAAACTTGCTCCAAAAGGAAAAGGTGCAAGAATTTTTGTAAAGGATGAAGAAAAAAATCCTTCTGGATCATTTAAAGATAGAAGAGCATCTATAAGTGCTTATAGAGCAAAAGAACTTGGTTATAAGGGCGTAATGGCTGCCACAAGTGGAAATTATGGAGCTGCTGTTGCTTCACAAGCTGCTAAAAGAGGTTTGCGTTCTATAATAGTGCAAGAAGCTTTTGATTCAAGAGGTGTTGGTCAACCAGAAATACTTGAAAAAACAAGAGCCTGTGAAGCTTATGGTTCTGAAGTTGTTCAAATGTCTGTTGGACCTGAATTATTTTATTATTTTTTACTATTATTAGATGAAACAGGATATTTTAATGCATCTCTTTACACTCCTTTTGGAATTAAAGGTGTAGAAACTCTTGGATATGAAATAGCAATACAATGTAAAGAATTAACAGGAAAGTTCCCAGATGCAGTTGTTTCAACTCATGCTGGTGGCGGAATAACAACAGGAACAGCAAGAGGTTTACAAATGGCTGGAGCAAACAATACAAAAGTTATTGGGGCTAGTGTTGATTTGAGTGGTTTACACATGGCTTCCGATACTGCATTCAATAAAAAATCTTTTACAACTGGGCATACAGGTTTTGGAATACCTTTTGCAACCTTCCCAGATAGATCAGATGTTCCAAGAAATGCTGCAAGAGTTTTAAGATATATGGATAGATATTTATTAGTAACTCAAGGAGAAGTATTCTATATGACTGAAGCACTTGCAAATATTGAAGGTATGCAAAGAGGTCCTGCAGGAAACACATCTTTAACAGCTGCTTTTGCTCTTGCTATGGAAATGAATGAGGATGAGGTAATAGTTGTAAATGAAACAGAATATACAGGAGCAGGAAAGTTACCTTCAGCTCAATTAACTTTTGCAAAGAAAAATGGTATAGAAATAAAAGTAGGAGATCCTGTTAAAGAAGATAAACCTGGTGAAAAAATAGTAATACCAGAACATCCATCAATGATAAAATACATAGAATATCCTATGGAAAAACTCAAAAAATCTTACTTAAAGAACTTAATAAAGATGGAAAATAAAACAGAATTTTCTGATTTTGAATATGAATACCTTGAAAAAGAATTAAAAGCAGATAAAAAAACCATTGAAAATTATATAAATGAACTAAAATAAAAACACACAACACACACGAACAGGAGGTAAAAAATGAAAGAAAGAATTGATGATTTTAAAGAAAGATCAAAACATCTTCAAAATATGACAGATGAACAACTTGAAAAATACTTTTGGGAATTAGTTGAAAAAACTGTAAATCCAATGGTAGAACTTGCAGAAAAACATACAACAAAATCAATAGAAAGATCTGTACTTTTAAGAATGGGGTTCAATTCATTACAAGCAGCTGCTCTTGTTGACAAAATCTTTGAAAAGAACTTACTTTCAAAAGGAGCAGGACATGTAATATGGAAAGTAGCAAAAAATAATAACCTTGATGTAATTGAAGCAGGGAAACAAATGATAGAAGGAAAGTATTGGGAAGAAGCTGTTGAACTTTTCAAAGGGGGCGAAAAATAATGGATTTAAAACCAAATGAAAAGTTAGATGTAAATGAAATATTAAAAGATTTAGAAAGTTACGTTCCCCGAAGAAAAGGATGGGCATGGAGAAAACATGTTGATGAAGCAAAAAAACATGATTTTACATACTATCAAACATCTGAAGATTTAAAAAACTCTGTTCCACTACCATCTGCTCATTACTTTGGAAATATTGATCCACAACCAGATGAAGTAATAACTTCAGAAATAGCTTCTGGAAAGTTTGAAGAAGACATAAGAAGAATGAGAATGGCTGCATGGCATGGTGCAGATCATATAATGGTTATAAGAACACTTGGTCAAAGCCATATTGATGGTTTAATAGAAGGAACACCTGAAGGTATAGGTGGAATACCAATAACAAGAAAACAATTGAGAGCTTCAAGAAAAGCTTGTGATTTAATAGAAGATGAAATTGGTAGACCTATTAATTTTCACAGTTATGTTTCTGGAGTTGCTGGCCCTGAAATAGCTGTATTATTTGCTGAAGAAGGAGTAAACGCAGCTCATCAAGATCCACAATACAATGTTTTATACAGAGGAATTAATCCTATAAGATCATTTGTTGATGCAGCTGCTGCAAAACATGTAATGGCATCTGTTGATATGCTTCAAATAGATGGTGCTCATAATGCAAACGCTTCTGCAAAAAAGGCTTGGAATGTTATGCCTGAATTAATAGTTCAACATGGTATAAACTGTATGTTTTCTGTTAAAGCTGGTATGAAAAAAGATTTAATATCTTTATCAACAGTTCCACCAACAACAGTTCCATCACCAGAGTTTAGAATGAATTTAATCTATGCATTGACCTTAAGAGAAGTTATGAGAGATTATAAGTTTAGAGCACAAATGAATACAAGATATATAGAAGCTGATTTATTTGATGCAACAAGAATTCATACATTGAATACAGTCCTTTCAAGATTAACTTCAGCAGATATACAATCAACTATTACACCAGATGAAGGTAGAAATGTTCCATGGCATATAAATTCTATAAGAGGTGTAGAAACTGCTAAACATGCTTTAATATCTCTTGATGGAATCAAAAAATATGTAAAGATAGATGAAGAAGCTGTAAGACCTGAAATAAGAGAATTAAAGATGAGAGCAATATTAATGCTTGAAGAAATTCAAGAAATGGGTGGATACTTTGAAGCTGTTGAAGATGGTATTTTTGTAGACAATGGTAACTATCCAGAAAGACACGGAGACGGCATTAAAAGGCCTAAGAATGGCGGTATAGGTGCAGGAACAATTGTTCCAAGAGATGAAGATTACTTTGCACCTGTTTCAGCACATTTTGGATACAATAAATTACCTGAAGGTATAGAAAAACCAGAAGATGCTATTGGCGGAGATACGCTTCATAAACCAGAAAAAATACAATATATAGATGAACTTGATGAAAATGACAATGTAAACACAAGACTAAAAGAAGTAAATGAAAATAGAGCAAAAGGTTTAATAAAACCAGAAGTTGAATGGAGTTATGATGGAGTAATTCAACTCGATATGACAATACCAGATACACCAGAATACGCTGAAGCTGCAGCAATTGAAATATGTAAAAAAATGAACCTTGAAGAAATTCAAGTTATAAGTAAAACCGTACTTCATCCAACGGAAGGTACATACGTTGAATTGAGGGCAAAGGTTCCATTCTTTGTAAAAAGAGATGAATTAACCTTACCTAAAAAACCAGATTTACTCGAAGAAGATGTATTGTTTGATTTCTTTAAAAAGCATCCAACAAAAGTAGTAGCAGGAACTGTAGGAAATGATGAACACAACGTTGGTATGAGAGAAATACTTGATATAAAACATGGTGGAATTGAAAAGTATGGAGTTAAATACACATATCTTGGAACATCTGTTCCTCCTGAAAAAATGATTGACGCTGCAATAGAAACAGGTGCAAGTGCAATACTTGCTTCATTTATAGTAACACACAGCGATGTTCATGTAGAAAATATGAAAAAACTTCATGAACTTGCAATTGAAAAAGGTATAAGAGATAAAGTTTTAATAATAGTAGGTGGAACACAATTAAATAATGATATAGCCGTAGAAAATCATATGGATGCTGGATTTGGAAGAGGAACAAAAGGAATTCACGTTGCAACTTATTTATGTAAACAATTACAAAAATAAAAGCGAGCTTATGCTCGCTTTTTTTACTCAACTTCATCAAGATACTTTAGCTCTCTACCAACAAAGACCATCACTACTTTTTTTAATGGACCATTGAACTCTTTGTTTATGGTTTTTTCATACCTCTTTATTTGATTTACTGCTTCTTTTATCTTTTCTTGATATACTTTTTCTGTATAGTCTTTCTTTTTTATGTATTTTAATTCTATTATTGCATTGTAGGGTACTTCTTCATATCTTTTAAACATTGCTAAGTCTATGTATCCACCTTCTACTGGATACTCGCTTTTAACGTATGCCCATGGTGTTAAGATTAAATAACTGAATAGTAGCCTCTTTATGTGCTTTTCACTAAAGCTTTGAAAGTCTCTGTCTGATAGCTTTTTCAATACATTTTCTATTTCATTTGCAAATGGGTTTATGTTTCCATCTATTACTATCCTTTTTACTGCAAGTTCTAACTTTTCTGTATTTATATAACTCTTTGCTCTATCTTCTATTGATTCTACAAAGTACTCTGAATATAACTTTTTCATTGAATAGTTTGGTATCTTTAAGTATGTATAGAAGTTTTCTTTTTCAAAGGTTAAAAATCCTAAATAAAAGAGTAAGGTTTTTATATCTTTTATATCGAGTTTTCTTTCCATGTTAAAAGCTTGAGTTAATACTTCAATTTCTGTTTTTGAGTTTAATAGTATTTCATTCAAAAGTTCATTTACAACTTCATGACTATCTTTTTCTGTATTTATTCCAACGATTTCACCAAGTTTAAATAAATTTTGAATCTTTTTATAGTCACTTGCTATGTTCATATCTATTACATCTTTTGGTTTTCTTTTTTCTCTGTTGTATTCAGAGATGAAGTATAAGACCATATCGCTGTTGTAAACCTTTTCACTTGCACGTTCATTGAACATGTATCCATTGTAGCTAAACTTCATGTCTTGTAAAATATCATCATTTATTTGATACTCTTTGAGAATATCTTTGACTTCACTTTCAGTAAATCCCATCATTTCATTTAACTCTAAGGTTGTTGACATGTTTTTTGAGATGTTGAATCCACTCGTTAAACTATCTAAGGTTATTGGCGCTACTCCTGTTATGAATAGTCTGTCTATAACTGATCGTGTTCCTTCTTTTATTACTTCATAAAACTTTCTAACAAAACCTGTTTTACTGACGATATTTTTAAATTCATCGAGTTTAAAACTTAAAAGTTCATTTGCAAAGTGGTCGTATTCGTCTATTAATAAGTAGATTTTTGTTTTTAAGTTTAATTCTTTGTATTGATTTATAAAATTATTTAATAAATCAGCAGGTTCTTTTAAATCTATATTTAATTTTATTTTTAAATTATAATGTTTAATAAAAAAATTCAAACTATTAAAAACCTTATTTTTAAATCCATACTTTAATTCTTCTTTACTGTCTGTATTTAATCCAGAAAAATTAAACTCTAAAATATGATAACTATTTTTTTTAGGTGTTGGATGTTTTTGTATGTATAAGTCTTTAAAGATAGTATCAAACTTATCTGAATACTTAACATCATAGTATTTACTCATAGTGTCAAGCCACAAACTTTTACCAAATTTTCTTGGCCTTAAAAATAATATATAGGATTCAGGCATATCTTCAAGTGTTTCTATATACTTAGTTTTATCTACATAGTAAAAATTTTCAGTTTGTATTTTTTCAAAGTTTTGAAGTCCATACGGTACTTTTTTCATTTTGATCACCTCTGTTTTATTATAACATATCATATTAAATAAATTTCTTTTCAAAGTAATGAAGCAATTTGGAAGGACTAACAAATATTATTTTAATACTAATTTTTATAAATTTTTTAGAATCTCGTTTGTAATAGTATAAATATAAATATAAATGGTGATTTTTTTAATCACCATTTTTTATATTTTACCCAACTTCATCAAGATACTTTAACTCTCTGCCAACAAATACCATCACTACTTTTTTTAATGGCCCATTGAACTCTTTGTTTATGGTTTTTTCATACCTCTTTATTTGATTTACTGCTTCTTTTATCTTTTCTTGATATACTTTTTCTGTATAGTCTTTCTTTTTTATGTATTTTAATTCTATTATTGCATTGTAGGGTACTTCTTCATATCTTTTAAACATTGCTAAGTCTATGTATCCACCTTCTACTGGATACTCGCTTTTAACGTATGCCCATGGTGTTAAGATTAAATAACTAAACAGTAGCATCTTTATGTGCTTTTCACTAAAGCTTTGAAAGTCTCTGTCTGATAGCTTTTTCAATACATTTTCTATTTCATTTGCAAATGGGTTTATGTTTCCATCTATTACTATCCTTTTTACTGCAAGTTCTAACTTTTCTGTATTTATATAACTCTTTGCTCTATCTTCTATTGATTCTACAAAGTACTCTGAATATAACTTTTTCATTGAATAGTTTGGTATCTTTAAGTATGTATAGAAGTTTTCTTTTTCAAAGGTTAAAAATCCTAAATAAAAGAGTAAGGTTTTTATATCTTTTATATCGAGTTTTCTTTCCATGTTAAAAGCTTGAGTTAATACTTCAATTTCTGTTTTTGAGTTTAATAGTATTTCATTCAAAAGTTCATTTACAACTTCATGACTATCTTTTTCTGTATTTATTCCAACGATTTCACCAAGTTTAAATAAATTTTGTATTTTTTTATAATCACTTGCTATGTTCATATCTATTACATCTTTTGGTTTTCTCTTTTCTCTGTTGTATTCAGAAATGAAGTATAAGACCATATCGCTGTTGTAAACCTTTTCACTTGCACGTTCATTAAACATGTATCCATTGTAGCTAAACTTCATATCTTGTAAAATATCATCATTTATTTGATACTCTTTGAGAATATCTTTGACTTCACTTTCAGTAAATCCCATCATTTCATTTAACTCTAAGGTTGTTGACATGTTTTTTGAGATGTTGAATCCACTCGTTAAACTATCTAAGGTTATTGGCGCTACTCCTGTTATGAATAGTCTGTCTATAACAGATCGTGTTCCTTCTTTTATTACTTCATAAAATTTTCTAACAAAACCTGTTTTACTGACGATATTTTTGAATTCATCGAGTTTAAAACTCAAAAGTTCATTTGCAAAGTGGTCGTATTCGTCTATTAATAAGTAGATTTTTGTTTTTAAGTTTAATTCTTTATACTGATTTATAAATGTTCTCAAAAGAGTTGAAGGCTCTTTTATAGAATTATTTAATTTTATATTTAAGTTATATCTATTAATAAAACTTGATAATTTTTCATAAACTTCTGAATTAAAGTCAAATTTCAACTCTTCTTTACTGTCTGTATTCAATCCAGAAAAATTAAACTCTAAAATATGATAACTACTCTTTTTAGGTGTTGGATGTTTTTGAATGTACAAGTCTTTAAAGATAGTATCAAACTTATCTGAATACTTAACATCATAGTATTTACTCATAGTGTCGAGCCACAAACTCTTTCCAAATTTTCTTGGCCTTAAAAATAATATATAGGATTCAGGCATATCTTCA contains:
- the oraE gene encoding D-ornithine 4,5-aminomutase subunit OraE; translated protein: MDLKPNEKLDVNEILKDLESYVPRRKGWAWRKHVDEAKKHDFTYYQTSEDLKNSVPLPSAHYFGNIDPQPDEVITSEIASGKFEEDIRRMRMAAWHGADHIMVIRTLGQSHIDGLIEGTPEGIGGIPITRKQLRASRKACDLIEDEIGRPINFHSYVSGVAGPEIAVLFAEEGVNAAHQDPQYNVLYRGINPIRSFVDAAAAKHVMASVDMLQIDGAHNANASAKKAWNVMPELIVQHGINCMFSVKAGMKKDLISLSTVPPTTVPSPEFRMNLIYALTLREVMRDYKFRAQMNTRYIEADLFDATRIHTLNTVLSRLTSADIQSTITPDEGRNVPWHINSIRGVETAKHALISLDGIKKYVKIDEEAVRPEIRELKMRAILMLEEIQEMGGYFEAVEDGIFVDNGNYPERHGDGIKRPKNGGIGAGTIVPRDEDYFAPVSAHFGYNKLPEGIEKPEDAIGGDTLHKPEKIQYIDELDENDNVNTRLKEVNENRAKGLIKPEVEWSYDGVIQLDMTIPDTPEYAEAAAIEICKKMNLEEIQVISKTVLHPTEGTYVELRAKVPFFVKRDELTLPKKPDLLEEDVLFDFFKKHPTKVVAGTVGNDEHNVGMREILDIKHGGIEKYGVKYTYLGTSVPPEKMIDAAIETGASAILASFIVTHSDVHVENMKKLHELAIEKGIRDKVLIIVGGTQLNNDIAVENHMDAGFGRGTKGIHVATYLCKQLQK
- a CDS encoding AAA family ATPase is translated as MKKVPYGLQNFEKIQTENFYYVDKTKYIETLEDMPESYILFLRPRKFGKSLWLDTMSKYYDVKYSDKFDTIFKDLYIQKHPTPKKNSYHILEFNFSGLNTDSKEELKYGFKNKVFNSLNFFIKHYNLKIKLNIDLKEPADLLNNFINQYKELNLKTKIYLLIDEYDHFANELLSFKLDEFKNIVSKTGFVRKFYEVIKEGTRSVIDRLFITGVAPITLDSLTSGFNISKNMSTTLELNEMMGFTESEVKDILKEYQINDDILQDMKFSYNGYMFNERASEKVYNSDMVLYFISEYNREKRKPKDVIDMNIASDYKKIQNLFKLGEIVGINTEKDSHEVVNELLNEILLNSKTEIEVLTQAFNMERKLDIKDIKTLLFYLGFLTFEKENFYTYLKIPNYSMKKLYSEYFVESIEDRAKSYINTEKLELAVKRIVIDGNINPFANEIENVLKKLSDRDFQSFSEKHIKRLLFSYLILTPWAYVKSEYPVEGGYIDLAMFKRYEEVPYNAIIELKYIKKKDYTEKVYQEKIKEAVNQIKRYEKTINKEFNGPLKKVVMVFVGRELKYLDEVE
- a CDS encoding ornithine aminomutase subunit alpha yields the protein MKERIDDFKERSKHLQNMTDEQLEKYFWELVEKTVNPMVELAEKHTTKSIERSVLLRMGFNSLQAAALVDKIFEKNLLSKGAGHVIWKVAKNNNLDVIEAGKQMIEGKYWEEAVELFKGGEK
- the ortA gene encoding 2-amino-4-oxopentanoate thiolase subunit OrtA, giving the protein MSAKKGDWVQIHFIALKPEERSPRLPEDTKKVPLEIKIKGFLENDSANIGDIVKIKTNVGRVVEGKLISINPVYEHNFGEPVPELLKISNQLWDILEGDSK
- a CDS encoding AAA family ATPase, whose product is MKKVPYGLQNFEKIQTENFYYVDKTKYIETLEDMPESYILFLRPRKFGKSLWLDTMSKYYDVKYSDKFDTIFKDLYIQKHPTPKKSSYHILEFNFSGLNTDSKEELKFDFNSEVYEKLSSFINRYNLNIKLNNSIKEPSTLLRTFINQYKELNLKTKIYLLIDEYDHFANELLSFKLDEFKNIVSKTGFVRKFYEVIKEGTRSVIDRLFITGVAPITLDSLTSGFNISKNMSTTLELNEMMGFTESEVKDILKEYQINDDILQDMKFSYNGYMFNERASEKVYNSDMVLYFISEYNREKRKPKDVIDMNIASDYKKIQNLFKLGEIVGINTEKDSHEVVNELLNEILLNSKTEIEVLTQAFNMERKLDIKDIKTLLFYLGFLTFEKENFYTYLKIPNYSMKKLYSEYFVESIEDRAKSYINTEKLELAVKRIVIDGNINPFANEIENVLKKLSDRDFQSFSEKHIKMLLFSYLILTPWAYVKSEYPVEGGYIDLAMFKRYEEVPYNAIIELKYIKKKDYTEKVYQEKIKEAVNQIKRYEKTINKEFNGPLKKVVMVFVGRELKYLDEVG
- the ortB gene encoding 2-amino-4-oxopentanoate thiolase subunit OrtB codes for the protein MNTYEEVMARKNKIMKKSVGVDYSKYEQEGIAFDYEKMMKDAGYTIEEMRKIQSETGVGNTPLVELKNINKLIKKLAPKGKGARIFVKDEEKNPSGSFKDRRASISAYRAKELGYKGVMAATSGNYGAAVASQAAKRGLRSIIVQEAFDSRGVGQPEILEKTRACEAYGSEVVQMSVGPELFYYFLLLLDETGYFNASLYTPFGIKGVETLGYEIAIQCKELTGKFPDAVVSTHAGGGITTGTARGLQMAGANNTKVIGASVDLSGLHMASDTAFNKKSFTTGHTGFGIPFATFPDRSDVPRNAARVLRYMDRYLLVTQGEVFYMTEALANIEGMQRGPAGNTSLTAAFALAMEMNEDEVIVVNETEYTGAGKLPSAQLTFAKKNGIEIKVGDPVKEDKPGEKIVIPEHPSMIKYIEYPMEKLKKSYLKNLIKMENKTEFSDFEYEYLEKELKADKKTIENYINELK